The following coding sequences are from one Hymenobacter sp. DG25A window:
- a CDS encoding histone deacetylase — protein MLPVAWAPLYAHSLPAGHRFPMLKYELLPEQLLREDIISESSLFAPQPAATADILRTHSADYYHRLVHGQLTRQEERATGFPWSRQLMEREVAILGGTIECALRALPHGIALNIAGGTHHAFQDRGEGFCLLNDQAVAAHYLLAHPELGIRKILIVDLDVHQGNGTAAIFQQEPRVFTFSMHGARNYPHRKEHSDLDLPLADGTDDATYLQLLAETLPRLFQEVQPDFVFYLSGVDVLATDKLGHLALTREGCRQRDYQVLELCRRHQVPVVVCMGGGYSERLADIVEAHVNTYRVAAGLYD, from the coding sequence ATGCTACCTGTTGCCTGGGCTCCTCTCTATGCGCATTCCTTACCGGCTGGCCATCGGTTTCCTATGCTCAAGTATGAGCTGCTGCCGGAACAACTGCTGCGCGAGGATATTATCTCGGAAAGCAGCCTGTTTGCCCCGCAGCCCGCGGCAACCGCCGATATCCTGCGTACGCATTCCGCTGATTATTACCATCGGCTGGTGCACGGGCAGCTCACGCGCCAGGAGGAGCGGGCCACCGGCTTTCCGTGGTCCCGGCAGTTGATGGAGCGGGAGGTAGCCATTCTGGGCGGTACTATAGAGTGCGCCCTGCGCGCCCTGCCCCACGGCATTGCCCTCAACATAGCCGGCGGCACGCACCATGCCTTTCAGGACCGGGGCGAAGGGTTCTGCCTGCTCAACGACCAGGCCGTGGCGGCGCACTACCTGTTGGCCCACCCCGAGCTGGGCATTCGGAAGATATTAATTGTGGACCTGGATGTGCACCAGGGCAATGGCACGGCGGCTATTTTTCAGCAGGAGCCGCGCGTGTTCACCTTTTCCATGCACGGGGCTCGCAACTACCCCCACCGCAAAGAGCACTCTGACCTGGACCTGCCCCTGGCCGATGGCACCGATGACGCCACCTACCTCCAACTGCTGGCCGAAACCTTGCCCCGCCTGTTTCAGGAAGTGCAGCCCGATTTTGTATTCTACCTCAGCGGGGTAGATGTGCTGGCCACCGATAAGCTGGGGCACCTAGCGCTAACCCGGGAAGGCTGCCGCCAGCGCGACTATCAGGTGCTGGAGCTATGCCGCCGCCACCAGGTGCCGGTTGTGGTGTGCATGGGCGGTGGCTATTCTGAGCGCCTGGCCGACATTGTGGAAGCCCACGTGAACACCTACCGGGTAGCCGCCGGGCTGTATGACTAA
- a CDS encoding DUF6992 family protein, whose product MDTTATLALLHHQRELLTEHGMAVLGTWALLNLLVSGYLVARTDRRTEPHYFHQMNAGWNIINLLLAVAGILRAQPGPVAGLTLAASLQDQYTLEKILLLNAGLDVAYLCVGSWLRARGACAPQRPERLLGFGRSLWLQGGFLLLFDTGFYFLYHRYAGALLALVS is encoded by the coding sequence ATGGATACCACTGCTACGCTTGCGCTGCTACACCACCAACGAGAGCTGCTTACGGAGCACGGCATGGCCGTGCTGGGCACGTGGGCCCTGCTCAACCTGCTGGTCAGCGGCTACCTGGTGGCCCGCACCGACCGCCGCACCGAGCCGCATTATTTCCACCAGATGAACGCGGGCTGGAACATCATTAACCTGCTGCTGGCCGTGGCTGGCATACTGCGGGCGCAACCGGGGCCGGTAGCCGGGCTTACGCTGGCGGCCAGCCTGCAGGATCAGTACACGCTGGAGAAGATTCTACTGCTGAATGCGGGGCTGGATGTGGCGTACTTATGCGTGGGCAGCTGGCTGCGGGCGCGGGGCGCCTGCGCGCCGCAGCGGCCGGAGCGTCTGCTGGGCTTTGGCCGCTCCCTGTGGCTGCAGGGCGGCTTTTTGCTCTTGTTTGATACCGGCTTTTACTTCCTATACCACCGCTACGCCGGGGCGCTGCTGGCCCTGGTTTCCTAA
- a CDS encoding DUF4468 domain-containing protein — MKTTLLSLVCCGMLFFSAPLRAQTSDSAPVGYSEQVPAPEPGKNALFLRGANWVENRFAFGPKTDFRKDAATGEVRVTGTSKVTPVTASGKDQEFTVRFEFVFRCTEQGYTYSVGSFRCITDPENPTASVPLDEYIAQLAQERSNSRTHNDRRVRAQATALASEISMSFRSYMNSMPVTDDSTVGLPGSDGQ, encoded by the coding sequence ATGAAAACAACCTTACTTTCTCTGGTATGCTGCGGGATGCTTTTTTTCTCGGCTCCCCTTCGTGCGCAAACGTCTGACTCCGCTCCCGTGGGATACAGTGAGCAGGTACCAGCCCCCGAACCGGGCAAGAATGCCCTGTTTTTGCGCGGAGCCAACTGGGTGGAAAACCGCTTTGCCTTTGGCCCCAAAACAGATTTCCGAAAGGATGCGGCTACCGGCGAGGTCCGGGTAACCGGTACCAGCAAGGTGACGCCGGTTACGGCATCCGGCAAAGACCAGGAGTTCACGGTACGCTTTGAGTTCGTATTTCGCTGTACGGAGCAGGGCTATACCTATAGCGTGGGCTCTTTCCGCTGCATAACTGACCCCGAGAATCCAACCGCCTCCGTGCCGCTTGATGAGTATATCGCCCAGTTGGCGCAGGAGCGCAGCAACTCGCGCACCCACAACGACCGGCGCGTAAGAGCCCAGGCCACTGCCCTGGCCAGCGAAATTTCCATGAGCTTCCGCTCCTATATGAACAGCATGCCCGTTACGGACGACAGCACCGTGGGCCTGCCCGGCTCGGACGGGCAGTGA
- a CDS encoding T9SS type A sorting domain-containing protein, which translates to MSIPAAIAQPATKPTAKTALEEKSLLVFPNPSTGIVHISISGAEGRKMELRILNVIGTVIYRESLTELNDRFTKTLDLSKFASGLYYVKLESDESSTMRKLVIR; encoded by the coding sequence ATGAGTATTCCGGCTGCTATAGCCCAACCGGCAACCAAGCCCACGGCTAAAACCGCCCTGGAGGAAAAAAGTCTTTTGGTGTTTCCTAACCCCAGTACGGGTATTGTGCATATCTCTATTTCCGGGGCCGAAGGCCGCAAAATGGAGCTGCGCATTCTGAACGTTATTGGAACGGTTATCTACCGGGAATCACTCACAGAGCTGAACGACCGTTTTACCAAAACGCTGGACTTAAGCAAGTTTGCCAGCGGATTGTATTACGTTAAGTTGGAGTCTGATGAGAGCAGCACCATGCGCAAGCTGGTCATCCGCTAA
- a CDS encoding type III polyketide synthase: MTSYLCAIGTATPPHRIAQAQIASFMAAALQFDAAATRKLQALYRVSGIEQRHSVLADYARTNGEFEFFPNTPDLEPFPTVGQRLAVYREHALPLSVEAALDCFAQLPEATPATITHLITVSCTGMYAPGLDIELVKALGLRANVQRTCVNFMGCYAAFNALKLADAFCRADADAQVLIVCTELCTLHFQKSPDDDHLISNALFSDGSAAALVQARPASQGPSLALEAFHCALEPDGHDDMAWHINDFGFEMTLSSYVPKLIQRGIRQLTERLLENLPVKLADIHSFAIHPGGRKILETIEQELGISRHDNRFAYKVLRDYGNMSSATVLFVLRELLQSLTPADAGAPVLSFAFGPGLTLEAMLLQVCYQPTEASSNHPARQTEAVPRQLAY, from the coding sequence ATGACAAGCTACCTGTGTGCCATCGGCACTGCCACCCCTCCTCACCGCATTGCGCAGGCGCAAATAGCCAGCTTTATGGCCGCTGCCCTGCAGTTTGACGCGGCTGCTACCCGCAAGCTGCAGGCCCTGTACCGCGTATCCGGTATTGAGCAGCGGCACTCCGTGCTGGCCGATTATGCCCGCACCAACGGCGAGTTTGAATTCTTTCCGAATACCCCTGATCTGGAGCCGTTTCCTACCGTGGGGCAGCGCCTGGCCGTTTATCGGGAGCACGCGCTGCCTCTCTCCGTAGAAGCCGCGCTGGATTGCTTCGCGCAGCTGCCGGAGGCTACGCCTGCTACCATCACGCATCTGATTACCGTGAGCTGCACCGGCATGTATGCGCCGGGGCTGGATATTGAGCTGGTAAAAGCCCTGGGGCTGCGGGCTAATGTGCAGCGCACCTGCGTTAATTTCATGGGCTGCTATGCGGCGTTTAATGCCCTGAAGCTGGCCGATGCCTTCTGCCGGGCCGATGCCGACGCCCAGGTGCTGATTGTGTGCACTGAGCTGTGTACCCTGCACTTCCAGAAAAGCCCCGACGACGACCACCTGATTTCGAATGCCTTGTTTAGTGATGGTTCGGCGGCGGCGCTGGTGCAGGCACGCCCGGCCAGCCAGGGCCCCAGCCTAGCTCTGGAAGCCTTCCACTGTGCTCTGGAGCCCGATGGCCACGACGACATGGCCTGGCATATCAATGACTTCGGCTTTGAAATGACGCTGTCTTCCTACGTACCCAAGCTCATTCAGCGGGGTATCCGGCAGTTGACGGAACGTTTACTGGAAAACCTGCCCGTAAAACTGGCCGATATTCACTCCTTTGCCATTCACCCTGGCGGGCGCAAGATTCTGGAAACCATTGAGCAGGAGCTGGGCATCTCGCGCCACGACAACCGCTTTGCCTATAAGGTGCTCCGCGACTACGGCAATATGTCGTCGGCTACGGTGCTGTTTGTGCTGCGCGAGCTACTGCAGAGCCTGACTCCCGCCGATGCCGGCGCGCCGGTACTGAGCTTTGCCTTCGGCCCGGGCCTGACGCTGGAGGCCATGCTGCTGCAGGTATGCTACCAGCCTACGGAGGCCAGCAGCAACCACCCTGCCCGGCAGACGGAGGCCGTGCCCCGGCAACTGGCTTATTAA
- a CDS encoding DNA/RNA non-specific endonuclease: MTMLAACTEQEPTAGGPATRDDNLALGNPSGAVADATQYGNYLLVKPQYTLSYHRDRGTPNWVSWHLSSAWLGSAARQDDFRADNTLPAGWYQVSASSYSGSGFDRGHNCPSADRTGSSSDNSATFLMSNMIPQAPQNNQQTWASLENYCRTLVNSGNELYITMGQYGKGGTGSAGYYTTLSSGHVTVPKRIWKVIVVLPNGTGDAARVTSSTRVIAVDTPNDNSLNPNWSTYRTSVDAIEQATGYDLLSAVSGTVQNTLEAKVDNGPVQ, from the coding sequence ATGACGATGCTGGCCGCCTGTACCGAACAGGAGCCGACTGCCGGAGGGCCGGCCACGCGGGACGACAACCTGGCCCTGGGCAATCCCAGCGGGGCAGTGGCAGATGCCACCCAATATGGGAATTACCTGTTGGTGAAGCCCCAGTACACGCTGAGCTACCACCGCGACCGGGGCACGCCCAACTGGGTGAGCTGGCACCTGAGCTCGGCTTGGCTGGGTTCTGCCGCCCGCCAGGACGACTTCCGGGCCGACAACACGCTGCCCGCCGGCTGGTATCAGGTATCGGCTTCCAGCTACTCCGGCTCGGGCTTCGATCGGGGCCACAACTGCCCCTCCGCCGACCGCACCGGCTCCAGCAGCGACAACTCGGCCACCTTCCTGATGAGCAACATGATTCCGCAGGCCCCGCAGAATAACCAGCAGACGTGGGCCAGCCTGGAGAACTACTGCCGCACCCTGGTTAACAGCGGTAATGAGCTCTATATCACCATGGGCCAGTATGGGAAAGGCGGCACAGGCTCGGCCGGCTACTACACCACCCTTAGCAGCGGGCATGTAACCGTGCCCAAGCGTATCTGGAAGGTCATTGTGGTGCTGCCCAACGGCACGGGCGATGCGGCCCGGGTAACCAGTAGCACACGGGTTATTGCTGTGGATACGCCCAACGATAATAGCTTGAACCCCAACTGGAGTACCTACCGCACCAGCGTGGATGCCATTGAGCAAGCCACTGGCTACGACCTGCTATCTGCAGTATCTGGTACTGTGCAGAACACCCTCGAAGCAAAAGTGGATAACGGCCCGGTACAATAA
- a CDS encoding acyl-CoA thioesterase produces MAASSALVRTPETTHRVYFQDCDMLGHLNNARFLDYFLNAREEQVARHYALNMGQLAREQNASWVITKHHLSYLRPARQGEIVRIRTQLIHFDNSNLVIEMQMLNEDSQKLKAVLWSEMTFVKVDSGVRTDHSDELMEMLEQLDVEGIDYDPDGFDDRVRSLRKELKRARSGEEK; encoded by the coding sequence ATGGCTGCTTCTTCTGCGCTGGTGCGCACCCCCGAAACCACCCACCGTGTCTACTTTCAGGACTGCGACATGCTGGGCCACCTCAACAACGCCCGTTTCCTCGACTATTTTCTGAATGCCCGCGAAGAGCAGGTAGCCCGGCACTACGCCCTAAATATGGGCCAGCTGGCGCGGGAGCAAAATGCCAGCTGGGTTATCACCAAGCACCACCTGAGCTACCTGCGCCCGGCCCGCCAGGGCGAAATAGTGCGCATTCGCACGCAGCTCATTCATTTCGATAACTCCAACCTGGTGATAGAAATGCAAATGCTGAACGAGGATAGCCAGAAGCTGAAAGCCGTGCTCTGGTCGGAAATGACATTTGTGAAAGTAGATTCCGGCGTGCGCACCGACCACTCCGATGAGCTGATGGAGATGCTGGAGCAGCTGGACGTGGAAGGCATTGACTACGACCCCGATGGGTTTGACGACCGGGTGCGCAGCCTGCGCAAAGAGCTCAAGCGGGCCCGCTCCGGCGAGGAGAAATAA
- a CDS encoding DUF3616 domain-containing protein, producing MRFQSYTLRFNPRLSLNEAGKHVRDGLSTALRTGDNLWLSCDERTTIERLRLVGPHEFAEHTSYPLADLLDLPSDEDEEIDIEGMGEANHYLWLVGSHSLRRKQPDPNHQDVAKQLDKLAKVKQEPNRNLLARIPLLRNPETGEYELFREAPHPTKPGHILRAAQLHGSGKANELTDLLGHDPHLKHFLKIPGKDNGLDIEGLAATPDGRLFVGLRGPVLRGWAVVLELLPEEDKHGRLCLRKQDGATEKYYKKHFLDLKGMGLRELRQVGNDILLLAGPTMDLDGTIAVFRWRDALHCPTDGFVDEDHLKRLFDVPHGTGATSGQDRAEGMGLLDKDHILVVFDSPTDARKPEPHQVLAAAYRLPA from the coding sequence ATGCGTTTTCAGTCCTATACCCTCCGTTTCAATCCCCGCCTCAGCCTGAACGAGGCCGGCAAACACGTACGCGACGGCCTCTCCACCGCCTTGCGCACCGGCGACAACCTTTGGCTGAGCTGTGATGAGCGCACCACCATTGAGCGGCTGCGGCTGGTAGGCCCGCATGAATTTGCGGAGCACACCTCGTACCCCCTCGCCGACTTGTTGGATCTGCCTTCCGATGAAGACGAGGAAATTGATATTGAGGGCATGGGCGAGGCCAACCACTACCTCTGGCTGGTGGGCTCCCACAGCCTCCGGCGCAAGCAGCCCGACCCCAACCATCAGGACGTAGCCAAGCAGCTGGACAAGCTGGCCAAAGTGAAACAGGAGCCCAACCGCAACCTGCTGGCCCGCATACCGCTGCTGCGCAACCCCGAAACCGGCGAGTACGAGCTGTTTCGGGAAGCGCCCCACCCCACCAAGCCCGGGCATATCCTGCGCGCCGCCCAGCTGCACGGCTCCGGTAAGGCTAATGAACTCACGGATCTGCTGGGTCACGATCCGCACCTGAAGCACTTCCTTAAAATACCGGGCAAGGATAATGGCCTTGACATTGAAGGCCTGGCTGCCACGCCGGATGGACGCTTGTTTGTAGGGCTGCGCGGCCCGGTTTTGCGGGGCTGGGCCGTGGTGCTGGAGCTGCTGCCGGAAGAAGACAAGCATGGCCGCCTGTGCCTGCGCAAGCAGGACGGCGCCACCGAAAAATATTACAAAAAGCACTTTCTGGACCTAAAGGGAATGGGCCTGCGGGAACTGCGCCAGGTCGGCAACGACATCCTGCTGCTGGCTGGCCCTACCATGGATCTGGACGGGACAATTGCCGTGTTCCGCTGGCGCGATGCCCTGCACTGCCCCACCGACGGCTTTGTGGACGAAGACCACCTGAAGCGCCTCTTTGACGTGCCCCACGGCACGGGAGCTACCTCCGGCCAGGACCGCGCCGAAGGCATGGGCCTGCTCGATAAAGACCATATTCTGGTGGTGTTTGATAGCCCCACCGATGCCCGCAAACCCGAACCCCACCAGGTGCTGGCGGCGGCTTATCGTTTGCCGGCGTAG
- a CDS encoding NAD(P)/FAD-dependent oxidoreductase, with translation MQDVLIIGGGLAGLTAALDLADRGHGVTVIERKAYPFHKVCGEYVSNEVLPYLRRLGVAPDELAPASLTHFLLSSPAGRTLTAPLDLGGFGVSRYTLDHFLYQRALARGVQFELLATVTDVQFDAARDTHTVQLADGRTLPARLVLGAYGKRATLDRQLQRPFFQQRSPYIGVKYHLRYNMPRHLIALHNFADGYAGISAIEDDKFCFCYLTTRRNLKAAGTIPAMETQVLARNPQLRAILQEAEFLYPQPEVINEISFAPKNPVENHVLMCGDAAGLITPLCGNGMAMAIHGAALAAQLTHEFLTKSIARPELEARYRHRWHQLFGTRLRVGRAVQGLFGHPILSEVLVRGMGYWPAGVQLLMRGTHGQSF, from the coding sequence ATGCAGGATGTACTCATTATAGGGGGTGGGCTGGCCGGCCTTACAGCGGCGCTGGACCTGGCAGACCGGGGCCATGGCGTGACGGTGATAGAGCGTAAAGCGTACCCGTTTCATAAAGTGTGCGGCGAGTATGTGTCCAACGAAGTGCTGCCGTATCTGCGCCGCCTGGGCGTGGCGCCCGATGAGCTGGCCCCCGCCTCCCTCACCCATTTCCTGCTTAGCTCCCCGGCCGGCCGCACCCTTACCGCACCCCTGGATCTGGGCGGCTTTGGCGTGAGCCGCTACACGCTGGACCACTTCCTCTACCAGCGCGCCCTGGCGCGGGGCGTGCAGTTTGAGCTGCTGGCTACCGTAACCGATGTGCAGTTTGATGCGGCCCGGGATACCCATACCGTGCAGCTGGCCGATGGCCGAACGCTGCCAGCCCGCCTGGTGCTGGGCGCCTATGGCAAGCGGGCCACCCTGGACCGGCAGCTGCAGCGGCCGTTTTTTCAGCAACGCTCCCCCTACATAGGCGTGAAATACCACCTGCGCTACAACATGCCGCGCCACCTGATTGCCCTGCACAACTTTGCCGATGGCTACGCAGGCATCTCGGCCATCGAAGACGATAAGTTTTGCTTTTGCTACCTCACCACCCGCCGCAACCTGAAAGCGGCGGGCACCATTCCAGCCATGGAAACCCAGGTGCTGGCCCGCAATCCGCAGCTGCGCGCTATTCTGCAGGAGGCCGAGTTCCTGTACCCGCAGCCGGAGGTTATCAATGAAATATCCTTCGCCCCCAAAAACCCGGTAGAAAACCACGTACTGATGTGCGGCGACGCGGCCGGCCTGATTACGCCGCTTTGCGGCAACGGCATGGCCATGGCCATCCACGGCGCCGCCCTGGCCGCCCAGCTAACCCACGAGTTCCTGACTAAAAGTATAGCCCGCCCCGAGCTGGAGGCCCGCTACCGCCACCGCTGGCACCAACTGTTTGGCACCCGCCTGCGGGTGGGCCGGGCCGTGCAGGGGCTCTTTGGGCACCCCATACTGAGCGAGGTGCTGGTGCGTGGCATGGGCTACTGGCCGGCCGGCGTGCAGCTGCTCATGCGGGGCACCCACGGGCAGAGTTTTTAA
- a CDS encoding dihydroorotate dehydrogenase, which translates to MQLGTLTLQSPVCLAAAPWQLPTGPAYERLGAIFTRTVTMEPKPGLYEEGIWQVNEQTLLNATNMRTESAEILVQEHLAHLLSYGVPVFVSITAPGIPGFRKIARFLAREVGAQIAGVEVYITQPDTGKGEELTAKFVRDATQAVRNELGPDAAIIVKLPPWPEHIRGLALGAQEGGATALAATNLLKALHLPEDATAAPVAGGLSGEALRPVALRCVWELAHDEQITLPIFGTGGVFTAAHVTDYLRCGASAVQVASGEWLEPGLSARLAMECDHTHPKTASAWKS; encoded by the coding sequence ATGCAACTCGGTACTCTTACTTTACAAAGCCCCGTTTGCCTGGCCGCCGCGCCGTGGCAGCTACCCACGGGGCCCGCTTACGAGCGTCTGGGAGCTATTTTTACCCGTACCGTGACTATGGAGCCCAAGCCCGGGCTCTATGAGGAAGGTATCTGGCAGGTGAATGAGCAAACCCTGCTCAACGCCACCAACATGCGCACGGAAAGCGCCGAAATTCTGGTGCAGGAGCATTTGGCTCACCTGCTCAGCTACGGCGTGCCCGTGTTTGTGAGCATCACCGCTCCCGGCATCCCCGGCTTCCGCAAAATTGCCCGCTTTCTGGCCCGGGAAGTCGGCGCGCAGATAGCCGGCGTGGAAGTCTACATCACCCAACCCGACACGGGAAAGGGCGAAGAACTGACCGCCAAGTTTGTGCGCGACGCCACCCAGGCCGTGCGCAACGAACTGGGCCCCGATGCCGCCATTATTGTGAAGCTGCCGCCGTGGCCCGAGCATATCCGCGGCCTCGCGCTGGGCGCCCAGGAAGGCGGCGCTACCGCGCTGGCAGCTACCAACCTGCTTAAAGCCCTGCACCTGCCGGAAGATGCTACCGCCGCTCCCGTGGCCGGTGGCTTGTCGGGCGAGGCCCTGCGGCCCGTAGCCCTGCGCTGCGTGTGGGAGCTGGCGCATGATGAACAGATTACGCTGCCCATTTTTGGTACCGGCGGCGTGTTTACCGCCGCCCATGTAACCGACTACCTGCGCTGCGGTGCCAGTGCCGTGCAGGTGGCCAGCGGCGAGTGGCTGGAGCCTGGCCTGTCGGCCCGACTGGCTATGGAATGTGACCACACCCACCCTAAAACTGCTTCCGCATGGAAAAGCTGA
- a CDS encoding methyltransferase domain-containing protein has product MNFAHRATESELMDDLTLASDALRQNLDELELINTRLGGYGVLTHALAQLRPRFPQNHPLRLADLGSGGGDTLRYLARWARHKQVPVALTGIDANAFMVAYAREKCQQYPEISFQQQDIFATDFQQQSFDVLTCSLFCHHFPDEQLVQLLRQWQQQATLAVIINDLHRHPLAYHSIKWLTRLFGGSYLVQHDAPLSVARAFTRQDWQRLLQQAGIRHYTLRWRWAFRWQVVITKEA; this is encoded by the coding sequence TTGAATTTCGCCCACCGCGCTACCGAATCGGAGTTGATGGATGATTTGACGCTGGCCTCCGATGCCCTGCGCCAAAACCTGGACGAGCTGGAGCTGATTAACACCCGCCTGGGCGGCTACGGCGTGCTCACCCATGCCCTAGCGCAGCTACGGCCGCGCTTTCCCCAAAATCACCCCCTGCGCCTGGCCGACCTGGGCAGCGGCGGCGGCGATACGCTCCGCTACCTGGCCCGCTGGGCCCGCCACAAGCAAGTACCCGTAGCCCTCACGGGCATCGATGCCAATGCGTTTATGGTGGCGTACGCCCGGGAGAAGTGCCAGCAGTATCCGGAAATCAGCTTTCAGCAGCAGGATATTTTCGCGACGGATTTTCAGCAGCAGTCTTTTGATGTGCTCACTTGCAGCCTGTTCTGCCACCACTTCCCGGATGAGCAGCTGGTGCAGTTGCTGCGCCAGTGGCAACAACAAGCCACACTGGCGGTCATCATCAATGATTTGCACCGCCACCCGCTGGCCTACCACAGCATTAAGTGGCTGACGCGCTTGTTCGGGGGCTCCTATTTGGTACAGCATGATGCGCCGCTGTCGGTAGCACGGGCTTTTACGCGGCAGGACTGGCAGCGCCTGCTGCAGCAGGCCGGTATCCGGCACTACACGCTGCGCTGGCGCTGGGCCTTTCGGTGGCAGGTTGTTATCACAAAGGAAGCCTGA
- a CDS encoding porin family protein, producing the protein MKKLLLLFSVCAATLATTQAQVRPGGALSSTDYPKGTTDSRNGGFGIKAGVNFADIRGADKKNYTNTENYTAFHAGFYSQFSFSEKFSLQPEILYSRQGFKGGTPTNTSSETRRLDYLQVPVLLVYNFLDNVSIHVGPQVSLLTKVKEGDLDRKISNEQSSNGAYVYDYSYSSLDYGLAGGVEARVGPARIGGRYTAGLNDIIKDPRTTGAQALTNIKNGVFQVYVGVGINN; encoded by the coding sequence ATGAAAAAGCTTCTGCTCCTTTTCTCTGTTTGCGCTGCCACCCTTGCTACTACTCAGGCTCAGGTGCGTCCCGGCGGGGCCTTATCCTCCACAGACTACCCTAAAGGCACCACCGATTCCCGCAATGGCGGCTTCGGCATTAAGGCCGGGGTAAACTTTGCCGATATCCGCGGCGCGGACAAAAAGAACTACACCAACACGGAGAACTATACAGCCTTCCACGCCGGCTTCTACTCCCAGTTCAGCTTCTCCGAGAAGTTCTCGCTGCAGCCCGAGATTCTGTATAGCCGCCAGGGCTTTAAGGGCGGCACGCCCACTAATACCTCCTCGGAAACGCGCCGCCTCGACTACCTGCAGGTACCCGTGCTGCTGGTGTACAACTTCCTCGATAACGTGAGCATTCACGTAGGCCCGCAGGTATCCCTGCTGACCAAAGTGAAAGAAGGTGACTTGGACCGCAAAATTTCCAACGAGCAAAGCAGCAATGGCGCGTATGTGTATGACTACAGCTACAGCAGCCTGGACTACGGCCTGGCTGGTGGCGTAGAAGCCCGCGTAGGCCCCGCCCGCATTGGTGGCCGCTACACGGCCGGCCTCAACGACATCATCAAGGACCCCAGAACTACTGGTGCGCAGGCCCTGACCAACATCAAGAACGGTGTATTTCAGGTGTATGTAGGCGTAGGCATCAACAACTAA
- a CDS encoding type 1 glutamine amidotransferase domain-containing protein, translating to MSIFGNDSLKGKKIAIVATDGFEQSELEKPKKFLEGEGATTHIISLKSGSIKGWDEKDWGDKFSVDKVIGDVKVADYDALVLPGGQMNPDVLRTDKKAVSFIGEFVRSGKPVAAICHGPWTLIEAGVVKGRKVTSWPSLHTDLQNAGATWVDETVVVDGNLITSRNPQDIPNFNEKIKEALVKEKVSA from the coding sequence ATGAGCATCTTTGGAAACGACTCCCTGAAAGGCAAGAAAATAGCCATTGTAGCCACCGACGGCTTTGAGCAATCGGAGCTGGAAAAGCCCAAGAAATTTCTGGAAGGCGAAGGCGCTACTACCCACATCATTTCCCTGAAAAGCGGCTCCATTAAGGGCTGGGACGAGAAAGACTGGGGCGATAAATTCTCGGTAGACAAAGTTATCGGCGACGTGAAAGTGGCCGATTATGATGCCCTGGTACTGCCCGGGGGGCAGATGAACCCCGATGTGCTCCGTACCGATAAAAAGGCTGTCAGCTTCATCGGGGAGTTTGTGCGCTCCGGTAAGCCCGTAGCCGCCATTTGCCACGGCCCCTGGACGCTGATTGAAGCCGGCGTAGTGAAAGGCCGCAAAGTAACCAGCTGGCCCAGTCTGCACACCGACCTGCAGAATGCCGGCGCAACCTGGGTAGATGAAACCGTGGTGGTAGATGGCAACCTGATTACCAGCCGCAACCCCCAGGACATCCCCAACTTCAACGAGAAGATTAAAGAAGCCCTGGTAAAGGAAAAAGTAAGCGCCTAG